One Camelina sativa cultivar DH55 chromosome 3, Cs, whole genome shotgun sequence genomic window carries:
- the LOC104767177 gene encoding sugar transporter ERD6-like 3 produces MSENSRNLEAGLLLRKNQNDINECRITLVVLFSTFVSVCGSFCFGCAAGYSSVAQTGIENDLGLSVAQYSMFGSIMTFGGMIGAIFSGKVADLMGRKGTMWFAQVFCILGWLAVAFAPNSMWLDVGRLSTGFAVGLLSYVIPVYIAEITPKHVRGAFVFANQLMQSCGLSLYYVIGTFIHWRKLALIGLIPCVFQVVTLFFIPESPRLLGKWGREKECKASLQLLRGEDADISEEANTIRETIILFDEGPKSRVMDLFQRRYAPSVVIGVGLMLLQQLSGSSGLMYYVGSVFDKGGFSSSIGSMILAVIMIPKALLGLILVEKMGRRPLLLASNGGMCFFSLLLSFTFCFRSYGILDELTPIFTCIGVVGFISAFAVGMGGLPWIIMSEIFPMNVKVSAGTLVTLANWSFGWIVAFAYNFMLEWNASGTFLIFFAVCGGGVAFIYAMVPETKGRTLEDVQASLTDFLQ; encoded by the exons ATGTCGGAGAATTCAAGAAACTTGGAAGCTGGTTTGTTACTTAGGAAGAATCAAAACGACATCAACGAGTGTCGTATCACTCTTGTTGTGCTCTTCAGCACTTTCGTTTCTGTTTGTGGTTCTTTCTGCTTCGGTTGTGCC GCAGGTTATTCATCAGTTGCTCAGACAGGGATCGAAAATGATTTAGGCCTCTCTGTTGCACAA TACTCCATGTTTGGTTCTATCATGACTTTTGGAGGAATGATTGGTGCCATCTTCAGCGGGAAGGTCGCAGATCTCATGGGTCGAAAAGGG ACAATGTGGTTTGCTCAAGTTTTTTGCATCCTCGGCTGGCTTGCAGTAGCATTCGCGCCGAACTCCATGTGGCTTGATGTTGGAAGACTATCCACAGGGTTTGCAGTTGGTTTGTTAAGCTACGTG ATACCTGTTTATATCgcagaaataacaccaaaacATGTCCGAGGAGCGTTTGTATTTGCTAATCAG CTGATGCAGAGTTGTGGGTTGTCTTTATACTACGTCATTGGAACTTTTATTCATTGGCGTAAATTGGCGTTAATCG GTCTCATTCCATGTGTTTTTCAAGTTGTGACTTTGTTCTTCATTCCAGAGTCCCCTAGACTACTG GGAAAATGGGGACGAGAAAAAGAATGTAAAGCTTCATTACAACTTCTCCGTGGAGAAGATGCAGATATTTCTGAAGAAGCCAACACTATCAGA GaaacaattattttgtttgatgaaggACCAAAATCCCGGGTTATGGATTTGTTTCAGAGAAGATATGCTCCATCTGTTGTT ATTGGTGTGGGGCTAATGCTTCTCCAACAACTCTCTGGAAGCTCAGGACTTATGTATTATGTCGGTAGCGTATTTGACAAAGGAG GATTTTCGAGCAGTATTGGCTCAATGATTCTTGCAGTGATCATG ATACCAAAAGCTCTAttgggtttgattttggttgagAAAATGGGACGGAGGCCGCTTTTATTG GCTTCTAATGGTGGAATGTGTTTTTTCAGCTTGCTCCTCAGTTTTACCTTCTGTTTTCGG TCATATGGCATACTTGATGAGCTAACTCCGATTTTCACATGTATTGGTGTAGTG GGTTTCATCTCTGCATTTGCCGTAGGCATGGGAGGCTTACCATGGATCATCATGTCTGAG ATATTCCCAATGAATGTTAAAGTTTCTGCTGGGACTCTGGTTACTTTGGCCAACTGGTCCTTTGGTTGGATTGTAGCTTTCGCCTACAACTTCATGCTAGAATGGAACGCTTCAG GAACGTTCTTGATCTTCTTTGCTGTATGTGGTGGGGGTGTAGCCTTTATTTACGCTATGGTACCCGAAACTAAAGGAAGAACATTGGAAGATGTACAAGCTTCTCTCACAGATTTTCTACAATGA